The proteins below come from a single Microthrixaceae bacterium genomic window:
- a CDS encoding TIGR00730 family Rossman fold protein, whose product MSEQRHRRNPPPRTGDPTADAAVRDLVAVSGVQSDNDLLTEMLGNVVRLCRDGADRGELKLISLALRDLRRASAQFKPYIGQPKCSVFGSARTKPGEPAYTAAVELGAALAADDWMVITGGGPGIMTAAVEGAGADNSFGVTIRLPFEPMEGGGIVPDERLVRFRHFFSRKLTFMRQSAAYVVFPGGYGTLDETFELLTLIQTGKVTPAPVVLFEPDGDGYWKRWRDFIEYELEDASLISPDDVDLVFITSSVADAVRYLDEFYRVYHSMRWVGDQLVIRLRRQLTDEELAAVNREYADLVVDGAIERCDPLAPEVDDADLLHLPRLVMKFDQRSFGRLHQMVRSLGR is encoded by the coding sequence ATGAGTGAGCAACGTCATCGCCGCAATCCACCTCCCCGCACCGGCGATCCGACCGCCGATGCCGCCGTCCGCGACCTGGTTGCGGTCAGCGGGGTGCAGTCTGACAACGACCTGCTCACCGAGATGCTGGGCAATGTGGTGCGCCTGTGCCGAGACGGTGCGGACCGGGGCGAGTTGAAACTGATCAGTCTCGCTCTGCGCGACCTCCGCCGCGCCTCGGCCCAGTTCAAGCCGTACATCGGTCAGCCGAAGTGTTCGGTGTTCGGCTCGGCGAGGACGAAACCGGGTGAACCCGCGTACACCGCTGCGGTCGAATTGGGGGCGGCGCTCGCCGCCGACGATTGGATGGTCATCACCGGCGGTGGCCCCGGCATCATGACCGCCGCGGTGGAAGGTGCCGGTGCTGACAACAGCTTCGGGGTCACGATCCGCCTTCCGTTCGAACCGATGGAGGGCGGCGGCATCGTGCCCGACGAACGCCTGGTTCGGTTTCGGCACTTCTTCAGCCGCAAGCTGACCTTCATGCGTCAGTCGGCCGCGTACGTCGTGTTCCCCGGTGGTTACGGCACCCTCGATGAAACCTTCGAGTTGCTGACGCTGATCCAGACCGGCAAGGTGACCCCGGCTCCGGTGGTGTTGTTCGAACCGGATGGCGACGGCTACTGGAAGCGTTGGCGCGACTTCATCGAATACGAACTTGAGGACGCATCGCTGATCTCCCCCGACGATGTCGACCTCGTGTTCATCACCTCGTCGGTCGCCGACGCCGTGCGATATCTCGACGAGTTCTACCGCGTCTATCACTCGATGCGCTGGGTGGGCGACCAACTCGTCATCCGGCTGCGCCGTCAGCTGACCGACGAGGAACTCGCGGCGGTCAACCGCGAGTACGCCGACCTGGTCGTCGACGGGGCGATCGAGCGATGCGACCCGTTGGCACCCGAGGTCGACGACGCAGACCTGCTGCACCTGCCCCGGTTGGTGATGAAGTTCGATCAACGCAGTTTCGGACGGCTCCATCAGATGGTGCGCTCGCTGGGCCGCTGA
- the cofH gene encoding 5-amino-6-(D-ribitylamino)uracil--L-tyrosine 4-hydroxyphenyl transferase CofH: MTTESMTTESITTELLSLPLDELLKRAAAVRDRRYGTRVTYSPKVFIPLTMLCQDKCGYCTFAQPPARLEAPYLTPEQVLDIARAGAAVGCHEALFTLGERPELRYRVAAQWLADHGYASTVEYLVAMCRLVRDEVGLLPHANAGALSRDELALLRPVSASQGMMLESLNADLDCHRGSPDKVPQRRLDTLEAAGELQIPFTTGILCGIGESRQDRVDALVAIAEAHRRWGHVQEVIVQNFLPKAGTAMHKSPPCPHDDYLEAIALARLILPEDIHLQVPPNLTDDFGELLNAGIDDWGGVSPVTADHVNPERPWPALERLTDVTEVAGHVLAPRLTIYPEFALDPERWLAEDMRFGVLDRSDAEGLGRDRDTATGDPSAEVWYSGADTEPPLVVEAPNVSATGALAELMRPATAAAGSAVRGAVAEVLDGVRMGQVPGEDEIVTLFGARGPEVRAVAALADELRREIVGDEVTWVSNRNINYTNVCTFKCRFCGFSKGPLSLNLRGNPYNLSLEEIAERVVEAKALGATEVCLQGGIHPKFDGDYYLAVTRIVHEAVPDMHIHGFTALEVTEGAKRNQEPLADYLRRMKVAGLKTLPGTAAEILDDEVRQVLCADKINTEEWLHAHRTAHEVGLRSNVTIMFGSIEHPRSWARHLLITRALQAETGGFTEFVPLPFVHMASPIYLQRASRRGPTFREVVLMHAIGRIVYRGAIDNVQASWVKLGLGGVRQLLRAGVNDLGGTLINENISRAAGAEHGQMATEADFRALVEPLGRRLVQRTTLYGRVDDAGHARIDTEASRNTGLNSALVAGA, encoded by the coding sequence ATGACCACTGAGTCGATGACCACCGAGTCGATCACGACTGAACTTCTTTCCCTGCCGCTTGACGAACTCCTCAAGCGCGCTGCAGCGGTGCGCGACCGACGCTACGGAACTCGGGTGACCTATTCGCCGAAGGTGTTCATACCGCTGACGATGCTGTGTCAGGACAAGTGCGGGTACTGCACCTTCGCCCAGCCGCCGGCCCGGCTCGAGGCGCCCTACCTCACCCCCGAACAGGTACTCGACATCGCCCGAGCCGGAGCGGCGGTCGGATGCCACGAGGCGCTGTTCACCCTCGGCGAGCGGCCCGAGTTGCGCTATCGGGTGGCCGCACAGTGGCTCGCCGATCACGGGTACGCGTCGACGGTCGAGTACCTGGTGGCGATGTGTCGGTTGGTGCGAGACGAGGTCGGGCTCCTGCCGCATGCGAACGCGGGTGCATTGAGCCGGGACGAACTGGCGCTGCTGCGGCCCGTTTCCGCAAGCCAGGGCATGATGCTCGAATCGCTCAACGCCGACCTCGATTGCCACCGAGGATCGCCGGACAAGGTGCCACAGCGTCGTCTCGACACCCTCGAGGCGGCGGGCGAACTGCAGATCCCGTTCACGACCGGAATCCTGTGCGGCATCGGCGAGTCCCGTCAGGACCGCGTCGATGCGCTCGTGGCGATCGCGGAGGCCCATCGCCGCTGGGGCCATGTCCAGGAAGTGATCGTGCAGAATTTCCTGCCAAAGGCCGGCACCGCGATGCACAAGTCGCCGCCCTGCCCTCACGACGACTACCTCGAAGCCATCGCGCTCGCCCGGTTGATCCTGCCCGAGGACATCCACCTGCAGGTGCCTCCGAACCTCACCGACGACTTCGGTGAACTGCTGAACGCTGGCATCGACGACTGGGGCGGCGTGTCGCCAGTGACGGCGGACCACGTCAATCCCGAGCGACCGTGGCCGGCGCTCGAACGTCTCACCGACGTCACCGAGGTGGCGGGACACGTCCTCGCTCCGAGGCTCACGATCTACCCCGAATTCGCGCTCGATCCCGAGCGGTGGTTGGCCGAGGACATGCGCTTTGGCGTCCTCGACCGCAGCGACGCCGAGGGCCTCGGCCGCGACCGCGACACCGCCACGGGCGATCCCTCCGCCGAGGTCTGGTATTCGGGGGCCGACACCGAACCGCCACTCGTCGTCGAGGCCCCAAATGTGTCTGCGACCGGCGCACTCGCCGAGTTGATGCGACCAGCCACCGCCGCCGCTGGCTCGGCGGTTCGGGGCGCGGTCGCCGAAGTGCTCGACGGGGTACGGATGGGTCAGGTGCCCGGCGAGGACGAGATCGTCACCCTGTTCGGCGCGCGTGGTCCCGAGGTACGTGCCGTCGCCGCCCTGGCCGACGAGTTGCGCCGCGAGATCGTCGGCGACGAGGTCACCTGGGTCTCGAACCGCAACATCAACTACACGAACGTATGCACCTTCAAGTGCCGCTTCTGCGGATTCTCCAAAGGCCCGCTGTCGCTCAACCTGCGCGGCAACCCCTACAACCTCTCGCTCGAGGAGATCGCCGAACGCGTCGTCGAAGCCAAGGCGCTCGGCGCCACCGAGGTGTGCCTCCAGGGCGGGATCCACCCGAAATTCGACGGCGACTATTACCTGGCGGTCACCAGGATCGTGCACGAGGCCGTGCCGGACATGCACATTCATGGGTTCACCGCGCTCGAGGTCACCGAGGGGGCCAAGCGCAACCAGGAACCCCTGGCCGACTACCTGCGCCGCATGAAAGTAGCCGGGCTCAAGACCCTGCCTGGCACCGCGGCGGAGATCCTCGACGACGAGGTCCGCCAGGTGCTCTGCGCCGACAAGATCAACACCGAGGAATGGCTGCATGCCCACCGCACGGCCCACGAGGTGGGGCTGCGGTCGAACGTGACGATCATGTTCGGTTCGATCGAACACCCCCGAAGCTGGGCCCGGCACCTGCTGATCACCCGGGCGTTGCAGGCCGAGACGGGCGGATTCACCGAGTTCGTGCCGCTGCCGTTCGTCCACATGGCCTCGCCGATCTACCTGCAGCGGGCCTCACGGCGGGGCCCGACCTTCCGGGAGGTGGTGTTGATGCACGCCATTGGACGCATCGTGTACCGGGGAGCGATCGACAACGTGCAGGCCTCGTGGGTGAAGCTCGGCCTTGGCGGGGTGCGCCAGTTGTTGCGCGCCGGAGTGAACGACCTGGGAGGAACGCTGATCAACGAGAACATCAGCCGAGCGGCGGGTGCTGAACACGGGCAGATGGCCACCGAGGCCGACTTCCGGGCACTGGTCGAACCGCTCGGTCGTCGACTGGTCCAGCGCACGACCCTTTATGGACGCGTCGACGACGCTGGCCATGCCCGCATCGACACCGAAGCGTCGCGGAACACCGGGTTGAACAGCGCACTGGTGGCCGGCGCATGA
- a CDS encoding helix-turn-helix transcriptional regulator, with protein sequence MTSAPTIRPGTAPNTGLDDVAEIANVGEESEVDCSIARALGVIGDRWTILIMRDAFRGIRRFDDFRTDLGIARPVLADRLKKLVEAGVMVRRQYQTHPQRFEYRLTPMGMELSPALVALMRWGDRWLNDGSPPTVLVHETCGRELEQGFWCRTCKTTFTPRDIASLHPDHDLSNHELSDRSPVATGDADDH encoded by the coding sequence GTGACTTCAGCTCCCACCATTCGGCCGGGTACCGCCCCGAACACCGGCCTCGACGACGTCGCCGAGATCGCGAACGTCGGCGAGGAATCCGAGGTTGATTGTTCGATCGCTCGCGCCCTCGGGGTGATCGGCGATCGTTGGACGATCCTGATCATGCGCGATGCCTTTCGCGGCATCCGTCGATTCGATGACTTCCGCACCGACCTGGGCATCGCTCGGCCGGTGCTGGCGGATCGGCTCAAGAAGCTCGTCGAAGCCGGGGTGATGGTGCGGCGCCAATACCAGACACATCCGCAGCGCTTCGAGTACCGCCTCACCCCGATGGGCATGGAACTCAGCCCGGCGCTCGTCGCGCTCATGCGCTGGGGCGACCGTTGGCTCAACGACGGGTCGCCGCCGACGGTGCTCGTGCATGAGACCTGCGGGCGCGAACTGGAACAGGGGTTCTGGTGCCGGACCTGCAAGACGACCTTCACCCCTCGCGACATTGCTTCGCTCCACCCCGACCACGACCTGTCCAACCACGAACTGTCCGACCGCTCCCCTGTCGCCACCGGAGACGCCGATGACCACTGA
- the tal gene encoding transaldolase, which translates to MGRLHELFDEQGQSPWLDNLKREWLHSGEIQRWIDRGVRGITSNPAIFQKAIESATEYDEQFSALIAGGASVEDAYWELVISDINDALGLLRSTHDASGGADGFVSVEVSPALAHDSAATEAAARDLAERIDAPNLMVKIPATRAGLAPISTMIAEGHSINVTLIFSLERYAEVMEAYLSGLEAAVAAGVDDLSTISSVASFFISRVDTEVDKRLDAIGTDEALSLRGHAAFVQGQLAYEMFRSTFSGDRWEALAAKGARPQRPLWASTSTKNPAYADTLYVDTLIGPDTVNTVPDATLDAFEDHGTVARTVDGDVEGAHQVWKSVGALVDLDAVAEQLEREGVASFISAYDDLLAVLAAKAQQLTS; encoded by the coding sequence ATGGGTCGCCTACACGAACTTTTCGATGAGCAGGGCCAGAGTCCGTGGCTCGACAATCTCAAGCGCGAGTGGTTGCACTCCGGCGAGATCCAGCGTTGGATCGACCGCGGCGTGCGCGGCATCACGTCCAACCCGGCCATCTTTCAGAAGGCGATCGAGTCGGCCACCGAGTACGACGAACAGTTCTCGGCGCTGATCGCTGGTGGGGCGTCGGTGGAAGACGCCTACTGGGAACTCGTGATCAGCGATATCAACGATGCGCTCGGCCTGCTGCGCTCCACCCATGACGCCTCGGGTGGCGCCGACGGTTTCGTCAGCGTGGAGGTTTCCCCGGCACTGGCGCACGATTCTGCGGCGACCGAGGCGGCGGCGCGCGACCTCGCCGAGCGCATCGATGCTCCGAATCTGATGGTGAAGATTCCCGCTACCAGGGCCGGCCTGGCGCCGATCTCGACGATGATCGCCGAGGGCCACTCGATCAACGTCACGCTCATCTTCAGCCTCGAGCGTTACGCCGAGGTGATGGAGGCCTACCTGAGCGGGCTTGAGGCGGCGGTGGCGGCGGGGGTCGACGACCTGTCCACCATCTCGTCGGTGGCGTCGTTCTTCATCAGCCGGGTCGACACCGAGGTCGACAAGCGCCTCGATGCGATCGGCACCGACGAGGCGCTGTCGTTGCGCGGGCACGCTGCGTTCGTGCAGGGTCAGCTCGCCTATGAGATGTTCCGCTCGACGTTTTCGGGCGATCGCTGGGAGGCGCTCGCGGCGAAGGGTGCGCGTCCGCAGCGTCCCTTGTGGGCCTCGACCTCGACCAAGAACCCGGCCTATGCCGACACGCTGTATGTCGACACCCTGATCGGCCCCGACACGGTCAACACCGTGCCGGACGCGACCCTCGACGCGTTCGAGGATCACGGCACGGTGGCGCGCACGGTCGATGGGGATGTCGAGGGTGCACACCAGGTGTGGAAGTCGGTCGGCGCACTCGTCGATCTCGACGCGGTGGCCGAACAGCTTGAGCGCGAGGGCGTGGCGTCGTTCATCTCGGCCTACGACGACCTGCTCGCCGTCCTCGCCGCCAAGGCCCAGCAACTCACGTCCTAG
- the tkt gene encoding transketolase, with product MAFTAELDTLGINVIRGLAMDAPAKANSGHQGTAMALAPLAHVLFTRVMRYDASAPQWADRDRFVLSAGHASILQYSLLYLTGYGLTLDDLRDFRQWDSLTPGHPEVHHTAGVEVTTGPLGQGIANAVGMAIAERSTRASFGEAVSNHHIWCIAGDGDLSEGVSHEAASFAGHQRLDNLTVIYDDNHISIDGPTELALDDNAVGRFRAYGWNVVDLGEAAEDLDALESALNDARAHRGGPTLIVVRSHIGFPSPTLTDSASAHGLAFKAADIEATKAVMGLPVDESFHLPDEVLAAYRNAGVRGGEARAAWEAALPAALGDRRDDYESRQSLTGLAGWTDALPTFEVGESVATRVALAKVLNSLVDSVPAIAGGGADLTGNTGTELKGQTPMSAEAPDGRQIHFGVREHAMGATMNGMALHGGILPVGGTFLVFSDYMRPSVRLAALMGTKVLFAWSHDSVGVGEDGPTHQPVEHVASLRTIPGLDVMRPADANETAHAVRLMIEGDAPMALIMSRQNLPVLSGTSYDGVAKGAYALLDPSDAQITLVATGSEVSVAIDAAAELASAGIVARVVSMPSWERFEAAGRAYQESVIPSGVPSLSIEAGVTFGWHRWVDDAIGIDRFGASAPGDVVMDRLGINVANVVARATELVGN from the coding sequence GTGGCTTTCACCGCTGAACTCGACACGCTCGGCATCAACGTGATTCGCGGGCTCGCGATGGACGCCCCGGCGAAGGCCAACTCGGGCCATCAGGGCACGGCCATGGCGCTCGCTCCCCTCGCTCATGTGCTGTTCACCCGGGTGATGCGATACGACGCATCGGCACCGCAGTGGGCCGATCGCGATCGCTTCGTACTCTCGGCCGGCCACGCCTCGATCCTGCAGTATTCCCTGCTGTACCTGACCGGATACGGGTTGACCCTCGACGACCTTCGCGACTTTCGTCAGTGGGACTCGCTCACCCCTGGCCATCCCGAGGTTCACCACACCGCCGGCGTCGAGGTCACCACGGGTCCGCTCGGCCAGGGCATCGCCAACGCGGTCGGCATGGCGATCGCCGAGCGTTCGACCAGGGCATCGTTCGGAGAGGCGGTGTCGAACCATCACATCTGGTGCATCGCCGGCGACGGCGACCTGTCCGAAGGCGTGAGCCACGAGGCCGCATCGTTCGCCGGCCACCAGCGTCTCGACAATCTGACGGTCATCTACGACGACAACCACATCTCGATCGACGGTCCGACCGAACTCGCGCTCGACGACAACGCGGTGGGCCGGTTCCGTGCCTACGGGTGGAACGTCGTCGATCTCGGCGAAGCGGCCGAGGACCTCGACGCCCTCGAATCGGCGCTCAACGATGCCCGTGCCCACCGTGGCGGTCCCACGCTGATCGTGGTGCGCAGCCACATCGGGTTCCCCTCGCCCACCCTCACCGACTCGGCCTCGGCACACGGCCTCGCCTTCAAGGCCGCCGACATCGAGGCCACCAAGGCCGTGATGGGGCTTCCGGTCGATGAGTCGTTCCATCTGCCCGACGAGGTGCTCGCCGCCTATCGCAACGCCGGCGTCCGAGGCGGCGAGGCCCGGGCGGCGTGGGAGGCGGCACTTCCGGCAGCGCTCGGCGACCGCCGCGACGATTATGAGTCGCGCCAATCCCTCACCGGTCTCGCCGGCTGGACAGATGCACTTCCCACCTTTGAGGTCGGTGAGTCGGTGGCGACTCGTGTCGCACTCGCGAAGGTCCTCAACTCCCTCGTCGATTCGGTTCCGGCAATCGCCGGTGGTGGTGCCGATCTCACCGGCAACACCGGCACCGAACTCAAGGGGCAGACGCCGATGTCGGCCGAGGCCCCCGACGGCCGTCAGATTCACTTCGGCGTTCGAGAGCATGCGATGGGCGCCACCATGAACGGCATGGCGCTTCACGGGGGTATCTTGCCGGTCGGCGGGACCTTCCTGGTGTTCTCCGATTACATGCGTCCGTCGGTGCGCCTCGCCGCGCTGATGGGAACCAAGGTGCTGTTCGCCTGGTCTCACGACTCGGTGGGCGTGGGCGAGGACGGTCCGACCCATCAGCCGGTCGAACACGTGGCCTCGCTTCGAACCATCCCCGGCCTCGACGTGATGCGCCCAGCCGATGCGAACGAGACGGCCCACGCGGTGCGCCTGATGATCGAGGGCGACGCACCCATGGCGCTGATCATGAGCCGTCAGAACCTGCCGGTGCTCTCGGGCACGAGCTACGACGGTGTGGCGAAGGGGGCCTACGCGCTCCTCGACCCGTCGGATGCGCAGATCACGCTGGTGGCCACCGGGTCGGAGGTGTCGGTAGCCATCGACGCGGCCGCCGAGCTGGCCTCGGCCGGGATCGTTGCCCGCGTGGTGTCGATGCCGAGTTGGGAGCGTTTCGAGGCCGCCGGGCGTGCGTATCAGGAATCGGTCATCCCCTCGGGGGTCCCGTCGTTGTCGATCGAGGCGGGCGTGACCTTCGGCTGGCATCGTTGGGTCGACGACGCGATCGGCATCGATCGGTTCGGCGCATCAGCCCCCGGTGATGTCGTCATGGATCGCCTCGGCATCAACGTCGCCAACGTCGTCGCTCGGGCCACCGAACTCGTCGGCAACTGA
- a CDS encoding FIST C-terminal domain-containing protein has product MRFAAALSEHPLATQAVGEVVGQVLESLDAAPDIAMVFVSRSHGGAIEDIARVVRRLLNPRVLVGATAAGVLGGGQEIEGGAAISLWAARFGVDVEPVRLEAIPTAEHLLVAGGAALQADEGTLLLLADPFSFAMDQVIDHLRVVAPGVTMVGGMASGALGPGGNTLVLDDERFTTGAVGVWLPDTVDVRAAVSQGCRPIGEPFVVTRAERNVLYEIGGRSAVERINELVESSTDAEKRLMAAGLHIGRVIDEARLEHGRGDFLVRSVLGADRSVGAVAIDDEIPVGATVQFQVRDAASAHEDLVSRLRELHEGGVAGALAFNCTTRGRGLFDGPDHDAGLIVEMLGGAVAGMMCAGEIGPVGGRTLVHTQSVALAIFGNG; this is encoded by the coding sequence ATGAGGTTCGCCGCCGCGCTCAGCGAGCACCCGCTCGCCACGCAGGCGGTCGGCGAGGTCGTTGGTCAGGTGCTCGAATCCCTCGACGCCGCCCCCGACATCGCCATGGTGTTCGTCAGTCGATCCCATGGCGGGGCCATCGAGGACATCGCCCGCGTGGTCCGAAGGCTCCTCAACCCGCGGGTGCTCGTCGGGGCGACCGCCGCCGGCGTCCTCGGGGGCGGCCAGGAGATCGAGGGCGGTGCTGCCATATCGCTGTGGGCCGCCCGGTTCGGCGTCGATGTCGAACCCGTCCGCCTCGAGGCGATCCCCACCGCTGAGCATCTGTTGGTCGCCGGTGGCGCCGCGCTTCAGGCCGACGAGGGGACGTTGTTGCTGCTCGCCGATCCGTTCTCCTTCGCCATGGACCAGGTGATCGACCACCTGCGAGTCGTGGCCCCGGGGGTGACCATGGTCGGCGGGATGGCCTCGGGGGCGCTCGGCCCTGGGGGCAACACCCTGGTCCTCGACGACGAACGGTTCACCACCGGCGCGGTCGGGGTATGGCTGCCCGACACGGTCGATGTTCGCGCCGCGGTATCACAGGGTTGTCGACCGATCGGCGAGCCATTCGTCGTCACCCGCGCCGAACGCAACGTGTTGTACGAGATCGGCGGCCGAAGCGCAGTCGAACGCATCAACGAACTGGTCGAATCGAGCACCGATGCCGAAAAGCGACTGATGGCCGCGGGGTTGCACATCGGCCGGGTGATCGACGAGGCCCGGCTCGAACACGGCCGCGGCGACTTCCTGGTCCGCAGCGTGCTCGGAGCAGACCGTTCGGTGGGTGCGGTGGCGATCGACGACGAGATCCCGGTCGGCGCCACGGTGCAGTTCCAGGTGCGCGATGCCGCCTCCGCCCATGAGGACCTCGTATCCAGGCTTCGCGAGCTCCACGAGGGCGGCGTCGCCGGTGCGCTGGCCTTCAACTGCACGACACGGGGACGCGGGCTGTTCGACGGACCCGATCACGATGCGGGGCTGATCGTCGAGATGCTCGGCGGTGCGGTCGCCGGGATGATGTGTGCGGGTGAGATCGGGCCGGTGGGTGGGCGCACCCTGGTCCACACCCAGTCGGTAGCGTTGGCGATCTTCGGCAACGGGTGA
- a CDS encoding acetate--CoA ligase family protein, with amino-acid sequence MSSPASSPLTRPATHTLSEAESKAFLEPFGVSIAPERVVATAEAAVAAAEEIGWPVVAKLCGDTIAHKTERGLVRLHLTGADATRQAAQSLLDAALPDDGEVGVLVAAMISGTRELIAGVARDPQFGLTVMVGIGGVLAEAIGDVAVGLVPITTADAHEMIDALESVALLGEFRGEPAVDREALAAVLVALSDAAASNPAVHSIDLNPLIIANGTPIAVDALVELTTEGTR; translated from the coding sequence ATGTCCTCACCAGCTTCGTCGCCCCTCACCCGGCCCGCGACCCACACGCTGTCCGAAGCCGAGTCCAAGGCGTTCCTCGAGCCGTTCGGCGTGTCGATCGCCCCCGAACGCGTCGTGGCCACCGCCGAGGCGGCAGTCGCCGCCGCCGAGGAGATCGGTTGGCCGGTTGTCGCAAAGCTCTGCGGGGACACCATCGCCCACAAGACCGAACGTGGCCTGGTGCGCCTTCATCTCACCGGCGCCGACGCTACGCGACAGGCCGCCCAGTCGCTGCTCGACGCCGCACTGCCCGACGACGGAGAGGTCGGCGTGCTCGTCGCTGCGATGATCAGCGGCACCCGGGAACTCATCGCCGGAGTGGCCCGCGACCCGCAGTTCGGGTTGACCGTCATGGTAGGGATCGGCGGTGTGCTCGCCGAGGCGATCGGCGATGTCGCCGTCGGGCTCGTGCCCATCACCACAGCCGATGCCCACGAGATGATCGATGCGCTCGAGTCGGTGGCGTTGCTTGGTGAGTTCCGGGGCGAACCAGCGGTCGACCGGGAGGCACTGGCCGCAGTGCTGGTCGCGTTGAGCGATGCCGCAGCCTCGAACCCGGCGGTGCACTCGATCGACCTGAACCCGCTCATCATCGCCAATGGCACGCCGATCGCGGTCGACGCGTTGGTCGAACTCACCACCGAAGGAACCCGCTGA
- a CDS encoding CoA-binding protein: MPTDEQFKALFEPRGVLIAGASTHPGKFGFVSLHNVLACGFPGKVFATNRDGAEVLGVQSVPDIDELPAGEIDLVFVCTPKDANPDLLRKCAAKGVKAAFLTSAGYGEAGEQGRRDEADLVALCEELGILLAGPNGQGVVSTPAQLCAQIVAPYPPAGPIGVASQSGNFISSFLNLSLATGVGISRAVSAGNAAATGVADFLGFYESDPATKVGLAYVEGLEDGRGFFDAVRQITPTMPVVVVKGGATAGGAKAASSHTGSLATDDRVFDGACRQGGLTRARTVEEAFEAAATLATQPLPAGNRVVVMTTAGGWGVVTADAISASRTLELVELPDDLLAAIDEHLPPRWSRNNPVDLAGGETRDTIPTVMELIARHPSVDSIVYLGLGIQSNQAAMMVDGPFYPDHGLERIVEYHRRQDARFAHAAAEISEATGKPILCCTELAISDPTNAGPAAVRASGRVCYATANRAVTALEHLTRYAEFRRHHEQNA, translated from the coding sequence ATGCCCACCGACGAGCAATTCAAGGCGCTCTTTGAGCCGCGTGGCGTGCTCATCGCCGGAGCCTCGACCCACCCCGGCAAGTTCGGGTTCGTGTCGCTGCACAACGTGCTGGCGTGCGGTTTCCCCGGCAAGGTGTTCGCGACGAATCGAGACGGGGCCGAGGTGCTCGGCGTGCAGTCGGTGCCCGACATCGACGAGCTTCCGGCCGGCGAGATCGACCTGGTCTTCGTCTGCACCCCCAAAGACGCCAACCCGGACCTGTTGCGCAAGTGCGCGGCGAAGGGCGTCAAGGCGGCGTTTTTGACCTCGGCCGGCTACGGCGAGGCGGGGGAACAGGGACGCCGCGACGAAGCCGATCTCGTCGCGTTGTGCGAGGAACTTGGAATCCTGCTGGCCGGACCGAACGGCCAAGGGGTGGTATCGACCCCGGCACAACTCTGCGCACAGATCGTCGCGCCCTACCCGCCCGCCGGCCCGATCGGCGTGGCGTCACAGTCGGGGAACTTCATCTCGTCGTTTCTCAACCTGTCGCTGGCCACCGGCGTGGGCATCAGCCGCGCCGTGTCGGCAGGCAACGCAGCCGCCACCGGCGTGGCGGACTTCCTGGGGTTCTACGAGTCCGACCCGGCGACCAAGGTCGGGCTCGCCTATGTCGAAGGGCTCGAGGATGGTCGCGGCTTTTTCGACGCCGTTCGACAGATCACCCCGACAATGCCGGTGGTCGTCGTGAAGGGCGGCGCAACCGCCGGGGGAGCGAAGGCCGCGTCGAGCCACACCGGCTCGCTCGCCACCGACGATCGTGTCTTCGATGGCGCATGTCGACAAGGCGGCCTCACCCGGGCGCGCACCGTCGAGGAGGCCTTCGAAGCGGCGGCCACCCTGGCCACGCAGCCATTGCCAGCGGGCAATCGCGTGGTGGTCATGACCACCGCAGGTGGGTGGGGAGTGGTCACCGCCGATGCCATTTCCGCCAGCCGCACCCTCGAACTCGTCGAGTTGCCCGACGATCTGCTCGCAGCGATCGATGAGCACCTTCCGCCGCGCTGGAGCCGAAACAACCCGGTCGATCTCGCCGGCGGCGAAACCCGCGACACGATTCCGACGGTGATGGAACTCATCGCCCGGCACCCCTCGGTGGATTCGATCGTCTATCTCGGACTCGGCATCCAATCGAACCAGGCGGCGATGATGGTCGACGGACCGTTCTATCCGGATCACGGCCTCGAGCGCATCGTCGAGTACCACCGCCGCCAAGACGCCCGCTTCGCCCACGCCGCGGCCGAGATCTCCGAGGCCACCGGTAAGCCGATCCTGTGTTGCACCGAGCTCGCGATCTCCGATCCGACCAACGCCGGTCCCGCGGCGGTGAGGGCATCGGGCCGTGTGTGTTACGCAACCGCCAATCGTGCGGTCACCGCACTCGAGCACCTGACCCGCTACGCCGAGTTCCGCCGCCACCACGAACAGAACGCGTGA